Genomic segment of Harmonia axyridis chromosome 6, icHarAxyr1.1, whole genome shotgun sequence:
ATGTTTGATCCTTGTTTGTTTTCAACTTTGGTATTGAATTGACGAAAtgagaattaattaaattaacatcGGACAAGTGGTCCGGTAAATTAACTGTACAGTCTATACTTGTTtttacattcaaatatttcagattCCTCCACAACTCCTTTCCCTTCTTGTCTTTCAGTTTATTGTCATAGAATGCTTTCTTTTCTTTTCTTACAGTGACAGTGAAAAGATTGCGGAGCAGTCTATAGTGATTCCAATGACGTTCAGTCCTGCACTTTTTAATTTTAGACAGAGCTTTATCTCTATCCTTCTTCAAAGCTCGAAGGGACTCCGTGAACCAAGGAGCATATGGCTTGGTTGTGCGATACGTTTTATATGGCGCATTTAAATCTAAAAGAGCAACAATGTTGCCACAGATAAAGTCGACTTTATCATCTACATTATTAATGTCATAGATATTGCGCCATGGAATAGATCGCAAGTCACAGTCGAACTGAGAGACATTCAAACCTTTGAAATCCCGCGATGTAACCAACCTTGGATTAGGTTTGCTCACCTTCAGCTTTAGACTGCAAGAAATCAGTTCGTGATCCGAAAAATCAACTGACTCTACCCTTATGGACGAAGCCATATCAACCGAGTTAACAAGTATATAGTCTAAGAGTGTGGCAGACTTATTTGTTATTCGAGTCGGCTCATCGACCAACTGTTTAAGGCCAAGACcctcaaaaaaattgatgacaaatattgaatcagAATTATTGATATCGAgcaaatcaatattgaaatcgccaaaacaaataataCCATTCACCAACGGTATAACCTGCGATAATTCAGTTTCGAATGCATCCAAAAAAAGTTTGTAGTTGAAGGTAAGTGGTCTATAAGTTGAACAAATAGCGATATTAGTCCCAGGCAACTTCAACTCAATCCACAACTGCTCTATATCTGTACCACTAGGCACAACTTTAA
This window contains:
- the LOC123683069 gene encoding uncharacterized protein LOC123683069 translates to MLTSSIKCAHLNVRSLVAHLDDFKNILLANDFDIVCVGETWLCSNITNDDLGIVGYSFVRRDRVGRGGGVGIFVKSHFAFKVVPSGTDIEQLWIELKLPGTNIAICSTYRPLTFNYKLFLDAFETELSQVIPLVNGIICFGDFNIDLLDINNSDSIFVINFFEGLGLKQLVDEPTRITNKSATLLDYILVNSVDMASSIRVESVDFSDHELISCSLKLKVSKPNPRLVTSRDFKGLNVSQFDCDLRSIPWRNIYDINNVDDKVDFICGNIVALLDLNAPYKTYRTTKPYAPWFTESLRALKKDRDKALSKIKKCRTERHWNHYRLLRNLFTVTVRKEKKAFYDNKLKDKKGKELWRNLKYLNVKTSIDCTVNLPDHLSDVNLINSHFVNSIPKLKTNKDQTSYYENNRFGEADFSFHNVSEIEILKVIADIKSNATGLDGINILTLNLCLPFLLPYITHMVNYSISNSVFPMQWKRARVIPLPKNQNPSSFNNLRPISILPTL